The genome window GCCAAGTTAATCTGCCCACTAAATCCGAGAAATTATAGCTTGATTTCTGCTTCTCCTCTGATGAAACCGGATTCAAGACCACTAAAACTTCTCGTTCTTTTAGCAATCGTAACGCAGCCAGAATCACTTCAGAAGCAGATGAGTACCTACCGTTTTTGACTGTTGACTGAACAAACTGCTCTAGTTCAGGAGTTAAGGATATATTCATGATGTTGAGTCACCTATTTGAGTCAACTATTACCCCCATAATAACAAA of Oscillatoria nigro-viridis PCC 7112 contains these proteins:
- a CDS encoding type II toxin-antitoxin system ParD family antitoxin encodes the protein MNISLTPELEQFVQSTVKNGRYSSASEVILAALRLLKEREVLVVLNPVSSEEKQKSSYNFSDLVGRLTWQGDAVTMQRNLRE